From one Perca flavescens isolate YP-PL-M2 chromosome 19, PFLA_1.0, whole genome shotgun sequence genomic stretch:
- the mpdu1b gene encoding mannose-P-dolichol utilization defect 1b, translating into MAEETVLNEGASFMDPFKGLLLTYFMPESCYDEFFLNFNFLYVPCLKIVLSKGLGIGIILGSVMVKLPQIIKLMGAKSAEGLSFQTVLLELLAITGTMAYSIANKFPFSAWGEALFLMLQTVAIGFLIQHYGGRTSRGVLFLVVFIGLLVLVLSPVTPMPVVTYLQASNMPAIIIGRLIQAAANLRNGHTGQLSAVSVFLLFAGSLARIFTSVQETGDTLMAVTYVISSACNGIIALQVLYYWNSSPEHKKKKKKSE; encoded by the exons ATGGCGGAGGAAACTGTTTTGAATGAAGGCGCGTCCTTTATGGATCCTTTTAAAGgacttttgttgacatattttaTGCCGGAATCATGTTACGACGAGTTCTTTCTCAATTTTAACTTTTTGTACG TACCATGTCTGAAGATTGTGCTGAGCAAAGGCCTGGGGATCGGCATCATCCTGGGATCAGTGATGG TGAAGTTGCCTCAGATCATTAAGCTGATGGGAGCAAAGAGCGCTGAGGGGCTGAGCTTCCAGACGgtgctgctggagctgctggccATCACGGGGACAATGGCCTACAGCATCGCCAACAAGTTCCCTTTCAG CGCGTGGGGCGAGGCTCTGTTCCTCATGCTGCAGACAGTCGCCATTGGCTTCCTCATTCAGCACTACGGAGGCAGAACCAGCAGAG GTGTGCTGTTTCTGGTGGTGTTCATCGGCCTGCTGGTCCTCGTGCTGTCTCCGGTCACTCCCATGCCAGTGGTCACCTACCTGCAGGCCTCCAACATGCCAGCCATCATCATCGGCAGG CTGATCCAGGCAGCCGCCAACCTCCGGAACGGGCACACGGGCCAGCTGTCGGCTGTCTCCGTCTTCCTGCTGTTCGCCGGGTCCCTCGCCCGCATCTTCACCTCAGTACAG GAAACCGGAGACACGCTGATGGCCGTCACCTACGTCATCTCCTCCGCCTGCAACGGCATCATCGCCCTGCAGGTCCTCTACTACTGGAACAGCTCCCCGGagcacaagaagaagaaaaagaagagcgAGTAG